The following proteins are co-located in the Escherichia fergusonii ATCC 35469 genome:
- a CDS encoding lysozyme inhibitor LprI family protein, with protein MASLFKFLRVLLFIVIFFMIGRVYANTSYYSSKNNCEYGEQPEIADCLRNELIESTIMLKEAENNIKQRIQKWSAEKSASLDEAIPVALYKLDESHKAFVRYRFTQCAFAGSWGNGVGSFTRIFSCMAELNRQRAKQLMNADIPDYAKD; from the coding sequence ATGGCCAGTCTTTTTAAATTTTTACGGGTGTTATTATTCATTGTCATTTTTTTTATGATCGGCAGAGTATATGCTAACACCAGTTACTATAGTAGCAAAAATAACTGTGAATATGGCGAACAACCTGAAATTGCTGATTGCCTGAGAAATGAGTTAATAGAAAGTACAATAATGCTTAAAGAAGCAGAGAATAATATTAAACAACGCATACAAAAATGGTCTGCTGAAAAAAGTGCGTCGCTGGATGAGGCTATCCCTGTTGCACTTTATAAACTGGATGAGTCCCATAAAGCATTCGTTCGTTATCGCTTCACTCAGTGCGCGTTTGCTGGATCATGGGGGAACGGAGTGGGAAGTTTTACTCGTATATTTTCTTGCATGGCTGAACTCAACAGACAACGAGCAAAGCAATTAATGAATGCAGATATACCTGATTATGCAAAGGATTAG
- a CDS encoding Hcp family type VI secretion system effector, whose amino-acid sequence MANLIYLTLNGQNQGLISAGCSSLDSIGNKAQLVHLDQIMVFELTHGLSRNQNVNHHSVTIKKPIDKSSPLLGKAINDNEILTCDFDFYRTNRFGVNEKYYKIKLTNARISDIHLYAPHSINDNSGQTQETISFVYETINWEHCTAGTSGYSLWNERIF is encoded by the coding sequence ATGGCTAATTTAATTTATCTGACACTGAATGGACAAAACCAGGGACTGATATCAGCAGGATGTTCCTCACTGGACTCTATTGGTAATAAAGCCCAATTGGTACATCTTGACCAGATTATGGTGTTTGAGTTAACGCACGGTTTAAGTCGTAACCAGAATGTCAATCATCATTCCGTCACCATAAAAAAGCCAATTGATAAATCATCGCCTTTACTCGGTAAAGCGATTAACGACAATGAAATACTAACCTGCGATTTTGATTTTTACCGGACAAATCGCTTTGGGGTTAACGAAAAATACTACAAGATAAAACTCACTAATGCCAGAATTAGCGATATTCATTTATATGCACCTCACTCTATTAATGATAATTCAGGGCAAACTCAGGAAACGATATCATTTGTATATGAAACCATAAACTGGGAGCATTGCACAGCCGGGACAAGCGGATATAGTTTATGGAATGAGAGAATCTTTTGA
- a CDS encoding VasL domain-containing protein — protein sequence MSNNVLTQTIVTGSDPRGLPEFSAIREEINKASHPSQPELNWKLVESLALAIFKANGVDLHTATYYTLARTRTQGLTGFCEGAELLAAMVTHEWDNFWPQGGPARTEMLDWFNTRTGNILRQQISFVEADLPLLYRTERALQLICDKLQQVELKRQPRVENLLYFVQNTRKRLEPQPKSSVEHTAQTTVRTLIYAPENGTALATETVMPPLPELPEMKVEVRSLADSTPLASVAKQGSAAKGFIAGVVCSAAVVAALCWWLVSPMQQQLNQVRDTAQGAATVWLASPELENYERRLQQLLDAPPVQPLDTGVQMARTADSRWPESLQQQQATAQWNETLKTRAQSSPQLRGWLQTRQDLHAFADLVMKREKEGVTLSYIKNVIWQAERGLGQETPVESLLTQYQDARAQGQNTDVLEKQINERLDGVLSRWLLLKNQTMPETATGAKSGSNN from the coding sequence ATGAGCAATAACGTACTGACACAAACTATCGTTACCGGCAGTGACCCGCGTGGCCTGCCAGAGTTCAGCGCCATCCGCGAGGAAATCAACAAGGCCAGCCATCCGTCGCAGCCGGAGCTGAACTGGAAACTGGTGGAGTCGCTGGCGCTGGCGATATTTAAGGCCAACGGCGTGGATTTGCATACCGCCACCTACTACACGCTGGCCCGGACCCGGACACAGGGGCTGACGGGATTCTGCGAAGGGGCGGAGCTGCTGGCGGCGATGGTGACTCACGAGTGGGATAATTTCTGGCCGCAGGGCGGCCCGGCGCGGACCGAGATGCTGGACTGGTTCAACACCCGCACCGGGAATATCCTGCGCCAGCAGATATCCTTTGTGGAGGCTGACCTGCCCCTGTTATACCGTACAGAACGGGCATTACAGCTTATCTGCGACAAACTCCAGCAGGTGGAACTGAAGCGCCAGCCGCGTGTGGAAAACCTGCTTTATTTTGTCCAGAACACCCGTAAACGGCTTGAGCCGCAGCCGAAAAGCAGCGTTGAACACACCGCACAGACCACGGTCAGAACGCTGATTTATGCCCCGGAAAACGGCACTGCGCTGGCAACTGAAACGGTGATGCCGCCGCTGCCCGAACTGCCGGAGATGAAGGTGGAAGTGCGCAGCCTGGCTGACAGCACGCCACTGGCCAGTGTGGCAAAGCAGGGCAGTGCGGCGAAAGGTTTTATCGCGGGTGTTGTCTGCTCTGCGGCTGTCGTCGCCGCGCTCTGTTGGTGGCTGGTCTCTCCCATGCAACAACAACTCAACCAGGTCCGTGACACCGCGCAGGGCGCTGCGACAGTCTGGCTGGCGTCGCCTGAACTGGAAAACTATGAGCGCAGGCTACAGCAACTCCTTGATGCCCCTCCGGTTCAGCCGCTGGATACGGGCGTGCAGATGGCGCGTACCGCCGACAGTCGCTGGCCGGAGAGCCTGCAACAGCAGCAGGCTACCGCACAGTGGAATGAGACGCTGAAAACCCGCGCACAGAGTAGTCCACAGTTACGCGGCTGGTTACAGACCCGCCAGGACTTACATGCCTTTGCAGACCTCGTGATGAAACGTGAGAAAGAGGGGGTAACCCTTTCCTACATCAAAAATGTTATCTGGCAGGCGGAGCGGGGGCTGGGGCAGGAAACACCCGTTGAGTCCCTGCTGACGCAGTACCAGGACGCCCGTGCGCAGGGGCAGAATACCGACGTGCTGGAAAAACAGATTAATGAGCGGCTGGACGGCGTGTTAAGTCGTTGGCTATTGCTGAAAAATCAAACGATGCCGGAGACGGCGACCGGAGCAAAATCCGGCAGTAATAACTGA